A window of the Acidobacteriota bacterium genome harbors these coding sequences:
- a CDS encoding lysophospholipid acyltransferase family protein gives MDSLDLRGDGYASPPQNLGPLARISPTLAFYSRFMPIVFRSSREAKRGEYHDARWAESSVHTIRALEAAGVRIEVQGISHYRDLDGPCVFVGNHMSMCETVVLPGFVQPLKPITFVVKESLVRYPVFCHVMRSRDPIVVTRTNPRADLKAMLGGGMRRLEAGRSIVVFPQTTRTTVFDRSQFNSIGVKLAARAGVPVIPVAVRTDAWALARWFIKDLGRIDPRKTVHIAFGEPLRVRARGDEEQQAVIDFIRRHLESWGLDTVR, from the coding sequence ATGGACAGTCTCGATCTCAGGGGCGACGGTTACGCCTCGCCGCCGCAGAACCTCGGCCCGCTGGCACGGATCTCTCCGACCCTGGCCTTCTACAGCCGTTTCATGCCGATCGTCTTCCGGTCTTCACGGGAGGCCAAGCGGGGGGAGTATCACGACGCGCGCTGGGCCGAAAGCAGCGTGCACACCATTCGCGCGCTGGAGGCCGCCGGTGTGCGGATCGAGGTGCAGGGCATCTCCCACTACCGTGACCTCGACGGTCCCTGCGTGTTCGTGGGCAACCACATGAGCATGTGCGAGACGGTGGTCCTGCCCGGTTTCGTGCAGCCCCTCAAGCCGATCACCTTCGTGGTCAAGGAATCCCTCGTGCGCTACCCGGTGTTCTGTCACGTGATGCGCTCGCGGGATCCGATCGTCGTCACCCGCACCAACCCGCGGGCCGACCTGAAAGCGATGCTCGGCGGCGGGATGCGCCGGCTCGAGGCGGGGCGCTCGATCGTGGTCTTCCCCCAGACCACCCGCACCACCGTCTTCGACCGTTCCCAGTTCAACAGCATCGGCGTCAAGCTGGCGGCTCGCGCGGGGGTGCCGGTGATTCCGGTGGCGGTGCGCACCGATGCCTGGGCTCTGGCCCGCTGGTTCATCAAGGATCTCGGTCGCATCGACCCGCGCAAGACCGTGCACATCGCTTTCGGTGAGCCGCTGCGCGTGCGGGCTCGGGGCGACGAGGAACAGCAGGCGGTGATCGACTTCATTCGCCGGCATCTGGAATCCTGGGGGCTGGATACGGTTCGGTGA